One Plasmodium vivax chromosome 13, whole genome shotgun sequence genomic region harbors:
- a CDS encoding hypothetical protein (encoded by transcript PVX_084880A) produces MDGLHEEVLISDELSTDMEGEAGEAIGAVDVVDADGQAPSTPSAAYQDAPAPEGGGKPLHRQTHQQISPRRKKDAHKCTCKSDGEMAKKGATHKSAKRVPPQKRSLSTDGGNKQYSSKKTTSVEDAIRKKKKINEEELKEEKNRKEKKRTHDMYTLRKKYKKKNYKKKLAILVHSIVKNIKPREKNYYNKLLEMLNGGAQKQVFWDLFLFPLEGYDQFTTEYNIGWALDGVDGTTAMSTGGHSTFRESASGGGNDNHLGDSLHGDHSFRSTDSFASPCGRHTLKGAGEADPSKMPFFPEDEIFPQVENFIQTYIKKGRKKRSSDGDPKMGEATMGDVTMEDATVEEVKSSASSKKSCSSSIRLLCSFRLYKKKFLNKFTTEHIYLLLLFVCYVNKTMDSFFLRRAGTKGK; encoded by the coding sequence ATGGATGGGCTGCACGAGGAGGTTCTCATTTCGGACGAGTTGTCCACCGAcatggagggggaagcgggggaagcgatAGGCGCGGTTGACGTGGTGGATGCGGATGGGCAGGCTCCCTCGACTCCCTCTGCTGCGTACCAAGACGCACCTGCTCCAGAGGGAGGCGGCAAGCCGTTGCATAGACAGACCCACCAACAGATTTCCCCGCGGCGCAAAAAGGACGCACACAAATGCACCTGCAAAAGCGACGgggaaatggcaaaaaagggagccacACACAAAAGTGCAAAGAGAGTGCcaccccaaaaaaggagcctATCAACGGACGGAGGGAACAAACAGTACAGCtcgaaaaaaacaacatcaGTGGAAGACGCAAttaggaaaaagaaaaaaataaatgaagaagaattaaaagaagaaaaaaacaggaaagaaaagaagcgcACTCATGATATGTATAcattacgaaaaaaatataaaaaaaaaaattataaaaaaaaactcgccATTTTGGTGCACTctattgttaaaaatattaagcccagggaaaaaaattattataataagcTCCTTGAAATGCTGAATGGCGGTGCGCAGAAGCAGGTCTTTTGggacctttttcttttccccctggAGGGTTATGACCAATTCACCACAGAGTATAATATAGGATGGGCACTGGACGGTGTGGACGGCACCACGGCTATGAGCACTGGAGGACATTCGACATTTCGTGAAAGCGCAAGCGGCGGGGGAAATGACAACCATTTGGGTGACAGCTTGCACGGTGACCACTCTTTTAGAAGCACCGATTCgttcgcttccccctgcgGAAGGCACACTTTGAAGGGAGCAGGCGAAGCGGACCCCTCCAAAATGCCCTTCTTCCCAGAAGATGAAATTTTCCCGCAAGTGGAAAATTTCATTCAAACGTAcatcaaaaagggaaggaaaaagaggtCCTCCGACGGGGAtcccaaaatgggggaggccACAATGGGGGACGTGACAATGGAGGATGCAACAGTGGAGGAAGTAAAATCAAGTGcctcttccaaaaaaagTTGCAGCTCATCCATCCGCCTCCTGTGCAGCTTCAGACTgtacaagaaaaaattccTCAACAAATTTACAACGGAGCATATCTAcctgctgctcctttttgtgtgttacGTCAACAAAACCATGGACTCTTTTTTCCTGCGCCGCGCAGGCACCAAGGGGAAATGA
- a CDS encoding hypothetical protein, conserved (encoded by transcript PVX_084885A), with product MGQNNSKRVISLLEKASDEKWTDADWYGELSSLGGDLHSQEDFSLSKRVIDDEKCLRIFFNFLMSTLRRLIQKGSTGCLDDCKACVNICLMVLPVLQYNSHKREVLDLLWRENRVECPPQPSYECTSNVLILHLYNFFLLALFTEGVCIRGGRGDTSAATHHEEDVEEVHQPKETPLPVNSVDVSKLWLHKFSIHERVKYERSESGELGSEKCPHSGEHTDGKEEGDPPLVASKDEGHNINSFDDGRHSKLGPKCSDVSDSGNASTTSPGEANSTNEISNSEVCLKCHKADEMTTSHLKRNPSSVDVAPTHSNGIDLELIKNRSAILKCLLILLSSYVYLDEGKYLKEKNLFLFLFTSGEVCFTANFFLSLLTVIYDNEFNYFSFYFYDKSYLEFYNLCIHVLNLLVDFSPFVLEDRKRVHYVSGAARHFNSSAQVGEAHRGEAHIGEAHIGEAHMGEEPRGETHPQSCSTRSSHSPNQSANEPIKWDDTLVTHGESGEEDKSDTDKSTKGEEHPLDKEEQRSHETVANLPADFIILGESSDESCNSSSTCTDAEQNGYLNNSEKKKKKKKKKFPQLEHLMKKRKFYLNEINQQVKNTDEDVYYDYLKKQKESKKLRSSNVYLEMLRKLDITNISYIYKGTLNILISYKLYYEHYEEQVLFLHNYLCLLWHLMDNNRLFIRHMKDHNSSLFLFYILYILVCFNHHRKREMQALADLRKREKAVAAIGSTVGSAVSSTADVAANAAANPGCHTEQPHLYHNGSFNQSGKCDEFNVRKIDGLIYICLFIILKVSSNATICKNLNQKYDQKIKVKFPLRNVYQFDSYVDFLVYALCMLINDNIFFLKFERIIDMSITILTNVSVYIKSMNTYSCESIINILKKVLKKEWLLSSQHHYYSLFLMLDFINNILSHNLNDNYNLIYMIIKNKDVFFSIHNLDQVLKDNYLSVSSPPADHWVPTESWLVNWKNKLPLQFIDSIIYDLANLIEEECDEREILDYNDVVNLIKNHCSTIKNNKIPFIIRKYEKNILLSKWVTSYMYFLLFSHMYKENLFINGGIKFIF from the exons ATGGGCCAAAATAACAGCAAAAGGGTCATTTCCCTGTTGGAGAAGGCGAGTGACGAAAAATGGACCGACGCCGACTGGTACGGCGAATTGTCATCCCTGGGAGGGGACCTGCACAGCCAGGAGGACTTCTCCCTCTCGAAAAGGGTCATAGACGATGAGAAGTGcctcagaatttttttcaactttttgATGAGCACGTTGCGGAGGTTGATACAGAAGG GTTCCACGGGATGCCTAGATGATTGCAAAGCATGTGTAAACATATGCCTCATGGTGCTCCCAGTCCTACAGTACAACAGccacaaaagggaagttTTGGACCTGCTGTGGAGAGAAAATCGTGTAGAGTGCCCTCCCCAACCCTCCTACGAATGCACGAGCAATGTGCTGATCCTCCACCTGTACAACTTCTTCCTGCTCGCCTTATTCACGGAGGGTGTGTGCATtcggggaggaagaggcgaCACGTCGGCGGCCACACACCATGAGGAGGACGTGGAGGAGGTCCACCAACCGAAGGAGACCCCCCTACCCGTGAACTCAGTGGATGTAAGCAAACTGTGGTTGCACAAGTTCTCCATTCATGAGAGGGTCAAATATGAGAGGAGTGAATCTGGCGAGCTGGGAAGCGAAAAGTGCCCACACAGTGGTGAGCATACCGATgggaaagaagaaggggATCCCCCACTGGTTGCGAGCAAAGACGAGGGTCACAACATTAACAGCTTCGACGATGGAAGGCACTCCAAACTGGGCCCCAAGTGCTCAGACGTCAGCGACAGCGGCAATGCTAGTACCACCTCCCCTGGGGAGGCCAACTCAACTAATGAAATTTCGAACAGTGAGGTCTGCTTAAAATGTCACAAGGCAGACGAGATGACGACGAGTCATTTGAAGAGGAACCCAAGCAGCGTCGATGTAGCACCCACACACAGTAACGGTATAGACCtcgaattaataaaaaacagAAGCGCCATTTTAAAGTGCCTCCTAATTCTGCTAAGCTCGTATGTCTATTTGGACGAAGGGAAGTAcctaaaagagaaaaatcttttcctttttctctttacaaGTGGGGAGGTTTGCTTCACTgcgaattttttcctctcccttttgacCGTCATATATGACAATGAATTTAATTACTTCagtttttacttttacgATAAGAGCTATTTGGAGTTTTACAATTTATGCATTCACGTTTTGAACCTGCTGGTTGATTTTAGTCCCTTCGTTTTGGAGGACCGCAAGCGGGTGCACTACGTGAGTGGCGCGGCGAGGCACTTCAACAGCAGTGCGCAGGTGGGAGAAGCGcacaggggagaagcacacatAGGGGAAGCGCACATAGGGGAAGCGCACATGGGAGAAGAACCCAGGGGGGAGACCCACCCCCAAAGCTGCAGCACCCGCAGCAGCCACTCGCCAAACCAGAGCGCAAACGAACCAATAAAGTGGGACGACACGCTGGTGACGCATGGCGAAAGCGGGGAGGAGGACAAGTCAGACACGGACAAAAGcaccaagggggaggagcaccCGCTCGACAAGGAAGAGCAAAGAAGCCACGAAACGGTCGCGAATTTACCTGCCGATTTTATCATCCTTGGTGAGTCCTCGGATGAGTCGTGCAACTCATCAAGCACGTGCACAGACGCGgagcaaaatggctacctgaacaatagtgaaaaaaaaaaaaaaaaaaaaaaaaaaaaattcccgcAACTGGAGCACCTtatgaagaagcgaaaattttacttaaatgaaattaatcAACAGGTGAAAAACACAGATGAGGACGTTTACTACGATTActtaaaaaagcaaaaggagtCCAAAAAGCTGCGCTCCAGTAATGTGTACCTGGAAATGCTGCGTAAATTGGACATCACCAACATTTCGTACATTTACAAAGGAACGTTAAACATACTGATAAGTTACAAGCTGTACTACGAACATTATGAGGAGCAGGTTTTGTTCCTTCACAATTATTTGTGCCTGCTGTGGCACTTGATGGATAACAACCGGCTGTTTATTAGGCACATGAAGGACCACAATAGCAGCTTGTTCCTCTTTTACATTCTCTACATACTGGTCTGCTTTAACCACCACCGGAAGCGGGAGATGCAGGCCCTGGCCGACCTGCGCAAGCGCGAGAAGGCGGTCGCTGCGATTGGCAGCACGGTCGGTAGCGCCGTTAGCAGCACCGCTGACGTCGCCGCTAACGCCGCCGCTAATCCTGGCTGCCACACCGAGCAGCCGCACCTCTACCACAACGGCAGCTTCAACCAGTCGGGCAAGTGCGACGAGTTCAACGTGCGCAAGATAGACGGCCTGATTTACATCTGCCTTTTCATAATCCTGAAGGTGTCGTCCAACGCGACCATTTGCAAAAACCTCAACCAAAAGTACGACCAGAAAATTAAGGTGAAGTTCCCCCTAAGAAACGTCTACCAGTTTGACTCCTACGTGGACTTCCTAGTGTACGCCTTATGCATGCTGATCAACgacaacatttttttcctaaaattCGAGCGAATCATCGATATGTCCATCACCATCCTGACGAATGTCAGCGTTTACATCAAGTCCATGAACACCTATTCTTGCGAGAgcataattaatattttaaaaaaagttttaaaaaaggaatggcTCCTCTCATCCCAACATCATTACTATTCGCTTTTCCTTATGCTCGATTTTATAAACAACATCCTATCGCACAACTTGAACGATAACTACAATTTGATTTACATGATCATAAAGAACAAGGACGTCTTTTTCTCCATTCACAACTTGGACCAGGTGTTAAAGGATAACTACCTCTCTGTCTCCAGCCCCCCCGCCG ATCACTGGGTACCCACCGAAAGTTGGCTAGTCAACTGGAAGAACAAGCTGCCCCTGCAGTTCATCGACAGCATAATTTATGACTTGGCGAATCTG ATCGAAGAAGAGTGTGACGAAAGGGAAATACTGGACTACAACGATGTcgtaaatttaattaaaaaccaCTGCTCgaccataaaaaataacaaaatccCCTTCATCATAAGGAAGTACGAGAAGAACATTCTTCTCTCCAAGTGGGTCACCAGCTACATGTACTTTCTCTTGTTCTCCCACATGTACAAGGAGAATCTGTTCATAAACGGGGGTATTAAGTTTATATTTTAG
- a CDS encoding ribosome biogenesis protein Nop10, putative (encoded by transcript PVX_084895A) produces the protein MYMLRYYLDANGKRVYTVKPVVDGKVTFSAHPCRFSPDDKFSSQRVTLKKRLNLL, from the exons ATGTACATGCTAAGGTACTACTTGGACGCCAATGGGAAGAGGGTATACACGGTGAAG CCCGTGGTCGATGGGAAGGTGACCTTCTCGGCCCACCCCTGCCGATTTTCCCCGGACGACAAGTTCTCCTCCCAGCGGGTAACCCTCAAGAAGAGACTCAACCTGTTGTGA
- a CDS encoding SF-assemblin/beta giardin domain containing protein (encoded by transcript PVX_084900A), whose product MADTHFFAEANVLDDPRETTNAYKEIKYDLLRIERSINTEVRKRIEANKNIQQLIEHTANDMINKVLNKITTKIENISFELDKIIKKCDELEKMVGQIRLTLPTKIQTEMMGLKREVSDFFILLNKYANNRKKRNNVLFSKMENMNAYVSNKIHSEVSFTEDDFLFFRRESAKLLASDSDDEQGFRDAFLQEVEEIRDALALTVKAREQSDDDIIQAMNKYTSVLQKALQSVITSSH is encoded by the exons ATGGCGGACACGCACTTCTTCGCCGAAGCCAACGTCCTGGACGACCCCAGGGAAACCACCAACGCCTACAAAGAAATCAAATACGACTTGCTCCGCATAGAAAGGAGCATCAACACAGAGGTGCGCAAAAGGATCGAAGCAAACAAAAACATCCAACAGTTAATAGAGCACACAGCGAATGACATGATCAATAAGGTACTTAACAAAATCACAaccaaaatagaaaatatttcatttgaACTagacaaaattataaaaaaatgtgatgagCTAGAAAAGATGGTGGGACAGATAAGGCTAACACTGCCTACCAAAATACAAACGGAAATGATGGGATTGAAAAGGGAAGTCTCcgattttttcattttgcttaacAAGTACGCCAATAataggaagaagaggaacaacGTGCTCTTCtctaaaatggaaaatatgaatGCCTACGTGAGCAATAAGATCCACAGCGAAGTTTCCTTTACGGAGGAtgacttccttttctttcggAGGGAGAGTGCCAAGCTACTTGCTTCCGACTCGGATGATGAGCAGGGCTTTAGGGACGCCTTTCTGCAGGAGGTGGAGGAGATTCGCGACGCCCTCGCGCTCACCGTCAAGGCGCGCGAGCAGTCCGACGACGACATCATCCAG GCGATGAACAAATACACGAGTGTCCTACAGAAGGCGCTGCAGTCCGTCATCACGAGCAGTCACTAA